A region from the Mesorhizobium sp. J8 genome encodes:
- a CDS encoding DUF2007 domain-containing protein — MIELVRTNDAVVISFVESLMRDAGIACFVADQNMSVLEGSIGLLQKRVMVDAEKADAARRILKDAGIENEIRQK; from the coding sequence ATGATCGAGCTTGTCCGCACCAACGACGCCGTCGTCATCTCCTTTGTCGAATCGCTGATGCGCGATGCCGGCATCGCCTGTTTCGTCGCCGACCAGAATATGAGCGTGCTCGAAGGGTCGATCGGCCTTTTGCAGAAGCGTGTCATGGTAGACGCCGAGAAGGCCGACGCGGCGCGCCGCATCCTCAAGGATGCCGGCATCGAGAACGAGATCCGCCAGAAATAA